A single window of Zea mays cultivar B73 chromosome 10, Zm-B73-REFERENCE-NAM-5.0, whole genome shotgun sequence DNA harbors:
- the LOC100192868 gene encoding LHY protein isoform X1 — protein sequence MEVNSSGEETVIKVRKPYTITKQRERWTEAEHKRFLEALKLYGRAWQRIEEHVGTKTAVQIRSHAQKFFTKLEKEAINNGTSPGQAHDIDIPPPRPKRKANSPYPRKSGLSSETPTKELPSDKSTKPNMPLSNENVLMAGDASLQKFQRKELSGKESCSEVLNLFRDAPSPSFSSVNKSSSNHGAPIEASKTKIRDMTIMENSSLNPNMQEDVKEINDQEMERLNGTQISSKCEHSHEGYLDISMQQMKLKPESVETTYVDKQTARASHSLAERTGTTSIPVTATEETHSVLTSDQVGINGSMNPSIHPMFPADPKFDSSATPQPFPHNYAAFAPMMQCNCNQDTHRSLVNMSSTFSSMLVSTLLSNPAIHAAARLAASYWPAAEGNTPIDPNQENLADGVQGRSIGSPPSMASIVAATVAAASAWWATQGLLPFFAPPMAFSFVPAPSAAFPTVDVPRPSEKDRDCPAENAQKECQEARKQGQFEGFRVAASSEYDGSGKGEVSVHTELKISPVQNADATSAAGADTTDAFMNKKKQDRSSCGSNTPSSSDVDVDNVPEKEGNGNEKAKQASCSNSSAGDTNHRRFRSSGSTSDSWKEVSEEGRLAFHALFSREKLPQSFSPPQAEGSKEVGKEEEDEVTTVAVDLNKSTTSIDHDLDTIGEPRASFPNELSPLKLKLRRTGFKPYKRCSVEAKENRVPASDEVGTKRIRLDSEAST from the exons TTGGAAAAGGAAGCTATTAACAATGGTACTTCTCCGGGGCAAGCCCATGACATTGACATACCGCCACCACGGCCTAAAAGAAAGGCTAACAGTCCATATCCTCGAAAAAGTGGTCTCAGCTCTGAGACACCAACCAAAGAACTTCCAAGTGACAAGTCAACAAAACCAAATATGCCCTTGAGCAATGAGAATGTACTAATGGCAGGTGATGCATCTCTTCAG AAATTTCAAAGGAAGGAGTTGTCTGGAAAAGAAAGTTGCTCGGAAGTTCTTAATCTCTTCCGTGATGCCCCATCTCCATCATTTTCTTCAGTTAACAAAAGCTCTTCAAATCATGGTGCACCGATTGAGGCAAGTAAAACAAAAATCCGAGATATGACCATTATGGAAAATAGTTCTCTTAACCCCAACATGCAAGAGGATGTAAAGGAAATCAATGATCAGGAGATGGAAAGGCTTAATGGTACCCAAATCAGCTCTAAATGTGAACACTCTCATGAGGGATATTTGGACATCTCAATGCAACAAATGAAGCTAAAGCCAGAGTCTGTGGAGACAACATATGTGGACAAACAAACCGCAAGAGCTTCACACTCCCTAGCGGAGAGAACTGGGACAACTAGCATTCCGGTCACTGCAACTGAAGAAACTCATTCTGTTCTAACAAGTGATCAAGTGGGAATCAATGGAAGCATGAACCCATCCATCCATccaatgtttcctgcagatccaAAATTTGATAGCAGTGCCACACCACAGCCTTTTCCTCATAATTATGCTGCCTTTGCTCCAATGATGCAGTGCAACTGCAACCAAGATACCCACAGATCATTGGTCAACATGTCATCCACCTTCTCCAGCATGCTTGTTTCCACGTTGTTGTCAAACCCTGCCATCCATGCAGCTGCCAGGCTCGCAGCATCATACTGGCCAGCAGCTGAAGGTAACACTCCGATTGATCCGAATCAAGAAAATCTTGCAGATGGTGTTCAAGGAAGGAGCATAGGGTCTCCTCCAAGCATGGCTTCTATTGTAGCAGCTACAGTTGCTGCAGCATCTGCATGGTGGGCAACACAAGGTCTTCTCCCTTTCTTCGCCCCACCCATGGCTTTTTCATTTGTGCCAGCTCCCAGTGCTGCCTTCCCCACAGTTGATGTTCCACGACCTTCAGAGAAAGATAGAGATTGCCCAGCTGAAAATGCACAGAAGGAATGCCAAGAAGCTCGAAAACAGGGACAGTTTGAAGGTTTCAGAGTTGCCGCTTCTTCAGAGTATGATGGGAGTGGAAAAGGCGAGGTGTCTGTCCACACAGAGTTAAAGATATCTCCTGTCCAGAATGCTGATGCCACGTCTGCCGCAGGAGCTGACACGACTGATGCATTCATGAATAAGAAAAAGCAGGACCGCTCTTCATGCGGTTCTAACACACCTTCAAGTAGTGATGTAGATGTGGACAATGTCCCTGAGAAAGAGGGCAATGGTAATGAGAAGGCGAAGCAAGCCTCCTGCAGCAACTCTTCAGCTGGTGACACTAACCACCGCAGATTTAGAAGCAGTGGAAGCACGAGTGATTCATGGAAGGAAGTTTCCGAAGAG GGTCGTCTGGCTTTCCATGCGCTGTTCAGTAGAGAAAAGCTTCCGCAAAGCTTTTCTCCCCCACAAGCAGAAGGCTCGAAGGAAGTTGgcaaggaggaggaagatgaAGTCACCACAGTGGCAGTTGACCTCAACAAGAGTACCACAAGCATTGATCATGACCTCGACACAATTGGTGAGCCAAGGGCTTCCTTTCCCAATGAACTGTCGCCCCTGAAGCTGAAATTGCGCCGAACAGGCTTCAAACcatacaagagatgttctgtggaaGCGAAGGAGAATAGGGTGCCGGCTAGCGACGAGGTTGGTACCAAGAGGATTCGTCTTGATAGTGAAGCATCAACATGA
- the LOC100192868 gene encoding LHY protein isoform X4 yields MPLSNENVLMAGDASLQKFQRKELSGKESCSEVLNLFRDAPSPSFSSVNKSSSNHGAPIEASKTKIRDMTIMENSSLNPNMQEDVKEINDQEMERLNGTQISSKCEHSHEGYLDISMQQMKLKPESVETTYVDKQTARASHSLAERTGTTSIPVTATEETHSVLTSDQVGINGSMNPSIHPMFPADPKFDSSATPQPFPHNYAAFAPMMQCNCNQDTHRSLVNMSSTFSSMLVSTLLSNPAIHAAARLAASYWPAAEGNTPIDPNQENLADGVQGRSIGSPPSMASIVAATVAAASAWWATQGLLPFFAPPMAFSFVPAPSAAFPTVDVPRPSEKDRDCPAENAQKECQEARKQGQFEGFRVAASSEYDGSGKGEVSVHTELKISPVQNADATSAAGADTTDAFMNKKKQDRSSCGSNTPSSSDVDVDNVPEKEGNGNEKAKQASCSNSSAGDTNHRRFRSSGSTSDSWKEVSEEGRLAFHALFSREKLPQSFSPPQAEGSKEVGKEEEDEVTTVAVDLNKSTTSIDHDLDTIGEPRASFPNELSPLKLKLRRTGFKPYKRCSVEAKENRVPASDEVGTKRIRLDSEAST; encoded by the exons ATGCCCTTGAGCAATGAGAATGTACTAATGGCAGGTGATGCATCTCTTCAG AAATTTCAAAGGAAGGAGTTGTCTGGAAAAGAAAGTTGCTCGGAAGTTCTTAATCTCTTCCGTGATGCCCCATCTCCATCATTTTCTTCAGTTAACAAAAGCTCTTCAAATCATGGTGCACCGATTGAGGCAAGTAAAACAAAAATCCGAGATATGACCATTATGGAAAATAGTTCTCTTAACCCCAACATGCAAGAGGATGTAAAGGAAATCAATGATCAGGAGATGGAAAGGCTTAATGGTACCCAAATCAGCTCTAAATGTGAACACTCTCATGAGGGATATTTGGACATCTCAATGCAACAAATGAAGCTAAAGCCAGAGTCTGTGGAGACAACATATGTGGACAAACAAACCGCAAGAGCTTCACACTCCCTAGCGGAGAGAACTGGGACAACTAGCATTCCGGTCACTGCAACTGAAGAAACTCATTCTGTTCTAACAAGTGATCAAGTGGGAATCAATGGAAGCATGAACCCATCCATCCATccaatgtttcctgcagatccaAAATTTGATAGCAGTGCCACACCACAGCCTTTTCCTCATAATTATGCTGCCTTTGCTCCAATGATGCAGTGCAACTGCAACCAAGATACCCACAGATCATTGGTCAACATGTCATCCACCTTCTCCAGCATGCTTGTTTCCACGTTGTTGTCAAACCCTGCCATCCATGCAGCTGCCAGGCTCGCAGCATCATACTGGCCAGCAGCTGAAGGTAACACTCCGATTGATCCGAATCAAGAAAATCTTGCAGATGGTGTTCAAGGAAGGAGCATAGGGTCTCCTCCAAGCATGGCTTCTATTGTAGCAGCTACAGTTGCTGCAGCATCTGCATGGTGGGCAACACAAGGTCTTCTCCCTTTCTTCGCCCCACCCATGGCTTTTTCATTTGTGCCAGCTCCCAGTGCTGCCTTCCCCACAGTTGATGTTCCACGACCTTCAGAGAAAGATAGAGATTGCCCAGCTGAAAATGCACAGAAGGAATGCCAAGAAGCTCGAAAACAGGGACAGTTTGAAGGTTTCAGAGTTGCCGCTTCTTCAGAGTATGATGGGAGTGGAAAAGGCGAGGTGTCTGTCCACACAGAGTTAAAGATATCTCCTGTCCAGAATGCTGATGCCACGTCTGCCGCAGGAGCTGACACGACTGATGCATTCATGAATAAGAAAAAGCAGGACCGCTCTTCATGCGGTTCTAACACACCTTCAAGTAGTGATGTAGATGTGGACAATGTCCCTGAGAAAGAGGGCAATGGTAATGAGAAGGCGAAGCAAGCCTCCTGCAGCAACTCTTCAGCTGGTGACACTAACCACCGCAGATTTAGAAGCAGTGGAAGCACGAGTGATTCATGGAAGGAAGTTTCCGAAGAG GGTCGTCTGGCTTTCCATGCGCTGTTCAGTAGAGAAAAGCTTCCGCAAAGCTTTTCTCCCCCACAAGCAGAAGGCTCGAAGGAAGTTGgcaaggaggaggaagatgaAGTCACCACAGTGGCAGTTGACCTCAACAAGAGTACCACAAGCATTGATCATGACCTCGACACAATTGGTGAGCCAAGGGCTTCCTTTCCCAATGAACTGTCGCCCCTGAAGCTGAAATTGCGCCGAACAGGCTTCAAACcatacaagagatgttctgtggaaGCGAAGGAGAATAGGGTGCCGGCTAGCGACGAGGTTGGTACCAAGAGGATTCGTCTTGATAGTGAAGCATCAACATGA